A window from Bacillota bacterium encodes these proteins:
- a CDS encoding YkuS family protein, with translation MKGIIAVSDALPDYREMLEEEGYQVVSLEEGLDIADAVLVSGMDVNHSGVSAIDTEAPVLDVTGKRPDEVLRALEQRLELI, from the coding sequence ATGAAAGGGATCATAGCAGTCTCCGACGCTCTGCCGGACTACCGAGAGATGCTTGAAGAGGAAGGCTACCAGGTGGTGAGCCTCGAGGAAGGACTCGACATCGCTGACGCGGTGCTCGTCAGCGGCATGGACGTAAACCACTCAGGCGTTTCAGCGATCGATACCGAAGCGCCGGTGCTAGACGTCACCGGAAAGCGCCCGGACGAAGTCCTGAGGGCACTCGAGCAGCGCCTTGAACTAATATGA
- the yyaC gene encoding spore protease YyaC, with protein MTFLGSSRDSVCRAHVDDPDATAILAGSLRSMISRDLPDAPRRPLVFFCIGTDRSTGDSLGPLTGSRLISLGIDGCRVWGTLDNPVHAANLQTAIDRVLSMFRNPYIVAVDACLGRLENVGTITASRGPLRPGTGVSKNLPQVGHAHVTGIVNVGGYMEYMVLQNTRLCLVMRMADIIGTALASAARDFMDAWVGSETSQRVAAARWDQRT; from the coding sequence TTGACGTTCTTGGGCAGCAGCCGCGACTCTGTGTGTCGGGCTCACGTGGATGACCCGGACGCGACGGCGATCTTAGCCGGTTCGCTTCGGTCCATGATCTCGCGGGACCTACCGGACGCACCTCGCAGGCCGCTTGTGTTCTTCTGCATTGGGACGGACCGATCAACGGGTGACTCGCTGGGGCCTCTGACAGGCAGCCGCCTCATCAGCCTGGGCATTGATGGCTGTCGCGTGTGGGGCACGCTCGATAACCCGGTTCACGCGGCCAATTTGCAGACGGCTATCGACCGCGTACTATCCATGTTCAGGAACCCGTACATCGTAGCGGTTGACGCGTGCCTGGGCAGACTGGAGAACGTGGGGACGATCACCGCGAGCCGGGGCCCGCTGCGGCCGGGCACCGGCGTAAGCAAGAACCTTCCTCAGGTCGGGCACGCGCACGTCACCGGCATCGTGAATGTGGGAGGCTACATGGAGTACATGGTCCTCCAGAACACCAGGCTATGCCTGGTGATGCGAATGGCCGACATCATAGGGACTGCACTTGCGTCGGCCGCGCGGGACTTCATGGATGCGTGGGTGGGCAGCGAGACCAGTCAGCGGGTCGCGGCTGCCAGGTGGGATCAGCGCACCTGA